The following are from one region of the Cloacibacterium normanense genome:
- a CDS encoding peptide MFS transporter yields the protein MNNKHPKGLPYLFFTEMWERFGYYLILGIFVLYLIEPEGMRGGLGLPDKMADDIFGTYIALTYLTPFIGGFLADRVLGYVKSIYLGGILMAAGYIGMGVFKDLPLFYTSLGLIIVGNGFFKPTISTLLGNLYSDEKYKANKDSGYNIFYMGINIGAFICNIIAAFMRNKFGWGEAFITAGIGMLIGLVVFTVGMKHYRQAAEMKPVQEGDTKLSEILVKVFLPAIIAGAIGWFLPGEIFGSDSTDAFIFACIPVIYFYVSLYFKANQKEKPAIGALLSIFLISMFFWAVFKQNGTALTRWANYYTDRSVPASVEKPLEDIYMVDGKDFKDKEVSVYDDQYQTQKDKEGKTLKTQGKDIYFRNIKPEQKAQLEQNPSQKVFLYNTELFQSINPFWVIALTPVIVAFWAMLRRKGKEPLTPTKIVLGLFISALSCLVMVLAVYAGDNGAVKVSPWWLVASYGVITVGELCLSPMGLSFVSKLSPARITALMMGGFFLANSVGNKLSGILASTWYSYDNKMNYFLVNFALLIFATLLGASMLKRLNKIMKDQGH from the coding sequence ATGAACAATAAACATCCAAAAGGTTTACCGTATTTGTTCTTCACAGAAATGTGGGAAAGATTCGGCTACTATTTAATTTTAGGAATTTTTGTATTATATCTTATCGAGCCAGAAGGAATGAGAGGAGGATTAGGTCTTCCTGATAAAATGGCAGATGATATCTTCGGGACTTACATTGCCCTTACTTATCTTACTCCATTTATTGGTGGTTTCTTAGCAGATAGAGTTTTAGGATACGTAAAGTCTATTTATTTGGGTGGTATTTTGATGGCTGCAGGTTACATTGGAATGGGCGTTTTCAAAGATTTACCACTTTTTTATACTTCTTTAGGATTAATTATTGTGGGAAATGGTTTCTTTAAGCCTACTATTTCTACACTTTTAGGAAATCTTTATTCAGACGAAAAATACAAAGCCAATAAAGATTCTGGTTATAACATTTTCTACATGGGAATTAATATCGGAGCATTCATCTGTAATATTATTGCAGCATTTATGCGTAATAAATTCGGTTGGGGAGAAGCATTTATCACCGCAGGAATCGGGATGTTGATAGGTTTAGTAGTTTTCACAGTAGGAATGAAACATTACAGACAAGCTGCAGAAATGAAGCCAGTACAAGAAGGAGATACCAAACTTTCTGAAATTTTGGTTAAAGTATTCTTACCTGCAATTATCGCGGGAGCAATCGGTTGGTTCTTACCAGGAGAAATCTTCGGAAGTGATAGTACAGATGCGTTTATTTTTGCATGTATTCCTGTTATTTATTTTTATGTTTCCCTTTATTTCAAAGCGAATCAGAAAGAAAAACCTGCAATTGGAGCATTGTTGTCTATCTTTTTAATTTCGATGTTTTTCTGGGCGGTTTTCAAGCAAAACGGAACGGCTTTAACACGTTGGGCAAACTATTATACCGATAGAAGTGTTCCTGCAAGTGTAGAAAAACCTTTGGAAGATATTTATATGGTTGACGGTAAAGATTTCAAAGACAAGGAAGTTTCTGTGTATGATGACCAATATCAAACTCAAAAAGATAAAGAAGGAAAAACTCTAAAAACACAAGGAAAAGATATTTATTTCAGAAATATTAAGCCTGAACAAAAAGCACAATTAGAGCAAAATCCTTCCCAGAAAGTGTTTTTATACAATACAGAATTATTCCAGTCCATTAATCCATTTTGGGTAATTGCGTTAACGCCAGTTATTGTAGCATTCTGGGCCATGCTCAGACGAAAAGGAAAAGAACCTTTAACGCCTACAAAAATTGTTTTGGGATTATTTATCTCGGCGCTCTCTTGTTTGGTGATGGTTCTCGCGGTTTATGCTGGTGATAATGGAGCCGTAAAAGTTTCACCGTGGTGGTTAGTCGCAAGTTATGGAGTGATTACGGTAGGGGAATTATGTTTATCACCGATGGGACTTTCTTTCGTGTCAAAACTTTCGCCAGCGAGAATCACCGCATTAATGATGGGTGGTTTCTTTTTGGCGAATTCTGTAGGGAATAAGCTCTCAGGAATTTTGGCAAGTACTTGGTACAGCTATGACAATAAGATGAATTATTTCTTGGTGAATTTTGCTTTACTCATCTTTGCGACTTTACTAGGAGCATCTATGCTAAAGCGTTTGAATAAAATTATGAAAGACCAAGGTCACTAA